The Castanea sativa cultivar Marrone di Chiusa Pesio chromosome 11, ASM4071231v1 genome contains a region encoding:
- the LOC142617252 gene encoding polygalacturonase-like yields MSQQSQFLTLFIILASFSTCFSSYKEDPHANNGGPDPIAHTTSMGTINEGNKHEPRFMDFMKSQTKRFGLKTRLSSAGTSQKLVNVDDFGAKANGGDDTEAFRKAWKVACSSANSALVVPANKNYHLKPITFSGPCKPYFTMKVYGTIKASSHKSDYEKDTLHWLVFEKLQDFVVEGGGTINGNGRIWWESSCKINDKLPCKHAPTAVTFQDSKNVRVSSIRIKNAQQMHLIFQNCQNVKALNLVVTAPGNSPNTDGIHVTGTQNIQIQNCVIRTGDDCISIVSGSKNVQATDITCGPGHGISIGSLGAGNSEAEVSNVMVNRAKLTGTTNGMRIKTWQGGSGYAKNIIFQNVVMNNVSNPIIIDQNYCDQKSPCQQQPSAVKISNVSYKNIKGTSASEEAITFNCSKSFPCQGVLLQDVNLVRQGNGDVDATCLKVRLSKKGNVSPGC; encoded by the exons ATGTCTCAACAAAGCCAATTTCTTACACTTTTCATAATCCTAGCCTCTTTCTCAACCTGCTTTAGCAGTTACAAAGAGGACCCACATGCTAATAATGGAGGTCCTGATCCTATAGCCCACACTACATCAATGGGCACCATTAACGAGGGTAATAAACATGAGCCAAGGTTCATGGACTTCATGAAGTCTCAGACCAAAAGGTTTGGTCTCAAAACAAGGCTTAGCAGTGCAGGCACTTCACAAAAGCTGGTTAATGTAGATGACTTTGGAGCTAAAGCTAATGGAGGAGATGATACTGAG GCATTTAGGAAAGCTTGGAAGGTGGCTTGTTCTTCTGCAAATAGCGCTCTTGTGGTTCCTGCAAATAAGAACTATCATCTTAAGCCAATTACTTTCTCAGGTCCTTGCAAACCATACTTTACAATGAAG GTCTATGGAACAATTAAAGCTTCTTCTCACAAATCAGATTATGAAAAAGATACACTACATTGGCTTGTGTTTGAGAAACTTCAAGATTTCGTAGTTGAAGGTGGCGGCACCATCAATGGCAATGGGAGGATATGGTGGGAAAGCTCATGCAAGATCAACGATAAACTT CCTTGCAAGCATGCACCAACT gCTGTGACTTTCCAAGATAGCAAGAATGTGAGAGTGTCCAGCATAAGGATAAAAAATGCACAGCAAATGCATCTTATTTTTCAGAATTGTCAAAATGTCAAAGCTTTGAATCTTGTGGTGACTGCACCAGGCAATAGCCCCAATACCGATGGAATTCATGTCACAGGAACGCAAAACATTCAAATACAGAACTGTGTCATCAGGACAG gtgATGACTGTATTTCAATTGTAAGTGGGTCTAAAAATGTTCAAGCCACGGATATTACCTGTGGACCAGGACATGGAATcag CATTGGTAGCTTAGGAGCTGGTAATTCAGAAGCAGAAGTTTCTAATGTCATGGTGAATAGAGCAAAACTCACAGGAACCACAAATGGGATGAGAATAAAGACTTGGCAG GGAGGCTCTGGGTATGCAAAAAACATCATATTTCAAAATGTGGTTATGAACAATGTCAGCAATCCTATAATCATAGACCAAAACTATTGTGATCAAAAATCACCATGCCAACAACAG CCCTCAGCTGTGAAAATAAGCAATGTGTCTTACAAGAACATCAAAGGCACTAGTGCATCAGAAGAGGCCATAACATTCAATTGCAGCAAGAGCTTTCCTTGTCAAGGGGTTTTGTTGCAAGATGTTAATCTGGTACGCCAAGGCAATGGAGATGTCGATGCTACTTGTCTGAAAGTTCGATTGTCAAAAAAGGGGAATGTCTCTCCAGGGTGCTGA